A portion of the Phycodurus eques isolate BA_2022a chromosome 3, UOR_Pequ_1.1, whole genome shotgun sequence genome contains these proteins:
- the ark2cb gene encoding E3 ubiquitin-protein ligase ARK2C isoform X2, giving the protein MVLVHVGYLVLPVFGSVRNRGSHFTRQQQQQHSHATSCRHFQLGPQAPLPMDFPMPHPGQPQSGINPHLAPPGHQHGPPLHHPSLNPMPAPQFQDIPAPPFLPQALHQQYLLQQQILEAQHRHILPPNRRTSERVPHQPHRLRPGYEFAPPLHVPPQPVVQQPRYLAEGTDWDLSVDAGLPPHQYHIHPLPQHYQHYLTSPRMHHFPRNNASTQVVVHEIRNYPYPQLHLLALQSLNPSRHASAVRESYELEDRLGNVNRGAVQTTIERFTFPHKYKKRFPQDLKMCLDDEELDTDEKCTICLSMLEDGEDVRRLPCMHLFHQGCVDQWLATSRKCPICRVDIETQLNPDS; this is encoded by the exons GATCCCATTTCACtcggcaacagcagcagcagcacagccATGCTACCTCTTGCCGGCACTTCCAGCTAGGCCCCCAGGCCCCGCTGCCCATGGACTTCCCCATGCCCCACCCGGGCCAGCCGCAGTCGGGCATCAACCCCCACCTGGCCCCGCCCGGCCACCAGCACGGACCCCCGCTACACCACCCATCCCTCAACCCCATGCCCGCCCCCCAGTTCCAGGACATCCCCGCCCCTCCCTTCCTACCTCAGGCATTACACCAGCAATACCTCCTCCAGCAGCAGATCCTCGAGGCCCAGCACCGACACATCCTGCCGCCCAACAG ACGCACATCAGAGAGGGTCCCTCACCAGCCCCACAGACTGCGTCCAGGCTATGAGTTTGCGCCGCCTCTGCACGTCCCACCACAGCCGGTGGTGCAGCAGCCTCGCTACTTGGCTGAGGGAACAGACTG GGATCTAAGTGTGGACGCAGGACTCCCGCCACACCAGTACCACATCCACCCACTGCCGCAGCACTATCAGCACTACCTGACCTCTCCCAGGATGCACCACTTCCCCAGGAACAATGCCTCAACGCAAGTG GTCGTTCACGAGATCCGCAACTACCCGTACCCTCAGCTGCACCTGCTGGCGCTGCAGAGTCTCAACCCCTCACGCCACGCGTCTGCCGTCAGGGAGAGCTACGAG CTGGAGGATCGACTTGGCAACGTGAACCGTGGCGCCGTCCAGACCACCATCGAGAGATTCACTTTCCCCCACAAGTACAAGAAG AGATTCCCGCAGGACCTGAAGATGTGTCTGGACGACGAGGAGTTGGACACCGATGAGAAGTGCACCATCTGTTTGTCCATGCTGGAGGACGGAGAGGATGTCAG gAGATTACCCTGCATGCACCTGTTCCACCAAGGGTGCGTGGAccagtggctggcaaccagccgGAAGTGCCCCATCTGCAGAGTGGACATTGAAACCCAGCTCAACCCCGACAGTTGA
- the ark2cb gene encoding E3 ubiquitin-protein ligase ARK2C isoform X1, which yields MVLVHVGYLVLPVFGSVRNRGSHFTRQQQQQHSHATSCRHFQLGPQAPLPMDFPMPHPGQPQSGINPHLAPPGHQHGPPLHHPSLNPMPAPQFQDIPAPPFLPQALHQQYLLQQQILEAQHRHILPPNRRTSERVPHQPHRLRPGYEFAPPLHVPPQPVVQQPRYLAEGTDWDLSVDAGLPPHQYHIHPLPQHYQHYLTSPRMHHFPRNNASTQVVVHEIRNYPYPQLHLLALQSLNPSRHASAVRESYEELLQLEDRLGNVNRGAVQTTIERFTFPHKYKKRFPQDLKMCLDDEELDTDEKCTICLSMLEDGEDVRRLPCMHLFHQGCVDQWLATSRKCPICRVDIETQLNPDS from the exons GATCCCATTTCACtcggcaacagcagcagcagcacagccATGCTACCTCTTGCCGGCACTTCCAGCTAGGCCCCCAGGCCCCGCTGCCCATGGACTTCCCCATGCCCCACCCGGGCCAGCCGCAGTCGGGCATCAACCCCCACCTGGCCCCGCCCGGCCACCAGCACGGACCCCCGCTACACCACCCATCCCTCAACCCCATGCCCGCCCCCCAGTTCCAGGACATCCCCGCCCCTCCCTTCCTACCTCAGGCATTACACCAGCAATACCTCCTCCAGCAGCAGATCCTCGAGGCCCAGCACCGACACATCCTGCCGCCCAACAG ACGCACATCAGAGAGGGTCCCTCACCAGCCCCACAGACTGCGTCCAGGCTATGAGTTTGCGCCGCCTCTGCACGTCCCACCACAGCCGGTGGTGCAGCAGCCTCGCTACTTGGCTGAGGGAACAGACTG GGATCTAAGTGTGGACGCAGGACTCCCGCCACACCAGTACCACATCCACCCACTGCCGCAGCACTATCAGCACTACCTGACCTCTCCCAGGATGCACCACTTCCCCAGGAACAATGCCTCAACGCAAGTG GTCGTTCACGAGATCCGCAACTACCCGTACCCTCAGCTGCACCTGCTGGCGCTGCAGAGTCTCAACCCCTCACGCCACGCGTCTGCCGTCAGGGAGAGCTACGAG GAACTTTTGCAGCTGGAGGATCGACTTGGCAACGTGAACCGTGGCGCCGTCCAGACCACCATCGAGAGATTCACTTTCCCCCACAAGTACAAGAAG AGATTCCCGCAGGACCTGAAGATGTGTCTGGACGACGAGGAGTTGGACACCGATGAGAAGTGCACCATCTGTTTGTCCATGCTGGAGGACGGAGAGGATGTCAG gAGATTACCCTGCATGCACCTGTTCCACCAAGGGTGCGTGGAccagtggctggcaaccagccgGAAGTGCCCCATCTGCAGAGTGGACATTGAAACCCAGCTCAACCCCGACAGTTGA